The Anabas testudineus chromosome 1, fAnaTes1.2, whole genome shotgun sequence genomic sequence CAAGAGGCTCTGATGTTTTTTCATCGTCCTCACCTCAACATGCCAATACAAGAATATTTTCACAATGACAAGGTCATCTGGAATGAAGAACCTCAAACAGTCTGTAGTGAGCGTGACTGTTGTGGAAATAACAAGCCAACGCTGCTTTGATTACGGTGTGGAGGCTGGCAGCATTGTAGCAGCTGGAGCTTATGGCTGCCGCTCTACCATGTGGTTTTATGCCCACCATATGCACTGCAGCACAGCTGGCCTCCCACTCTGCCCTGATATCATGTGCCAAGTCCATTTTTGACAGAAACTGCTTCTGAAAaaaattgtttcattttgtttccctCTGTAGCCGGTTAAGTAGGAGAAACGCTGGTTTTCCTCTTGCTAACATGCTCTTacttcaacattaaaaaaatctttcatcTAGCTTGGTAGGCTAGAGCAAGACAAGGTAAGaagtaaaaacagtaaacacaaaaccATCACAAAGGACGACCTTTAactacataaaaatacacagaaaagcTCAGAGCCACAGCAAGCTGCTGCTCCCCTTTCAAAACTGTCTCAGTGGGCTATGAAGCCATGCAGAGAGCAGAACAATACAGCGTCGGCAGCCAGTGCTGGTGAAAAATCGCTGTTACAGTCATTATGTACTGTGAAAAAGATGTGTATAGAATAGGACTACAACTACAAGCATCGTCATCTAGGAACGCAGTTTTATCCACAGGAGTTGAACATAACGACAATGACGTGGCGTTACCTGGATGAAGCGTTTGAGCTGGTTGTTCTGTGCCAGGAGCTGCGTCTTTTCCTGCTCCAGGGTGAAGATGTagtctgctgtttgctgcaaGATGGCCGCCTGGAATGAAACCGACAGGGAaattcagaaaacacacacagatacattcTCACAAAATTGTTGCTGAAGCacaaaggaaacacaaatgaatttttatttactgGACCCAATCATGTAGCTTCTGATCCAAAGAGGACGAAAAAactaatgtttctaaaaaatatttttagtgtAAGAGTTAAGCTGCAGCCACTCGAGCTGCAGCAAAATGGGCACAACATCGTGAGGGAAATCTAGTGTCTGCATGTTTGTTGCACCTTGCTGAGCTTCTCTCCATCTGTGTGGGGCAGGAGTGTTTTGAGGGACTGGAAGCCTGCGTTGATGCTCTGCATGCGCCGGCGTTCATTGCTGTTGGCGATCTCACGGCGGATTCGTCTCTCCTGGTCCTGGGCTGTCTCTGGGCTGAGGGGGATGTTGGCCAGACTGAGGGAGTAcagtgaaagaagagagaacatCATTTCTCTGTCCCATTAACTCACTGTACTGCAAGGTTTGCAATGACGCTGTATAATCTGCCTCCCGACACATTTCTTATGCttgtttcttattgtttttacatAACATTAAGTATTTTAACAAGCAAAAGGCTTCACAGAGAAAGCAGATACAAGAAAAGGAGACTTAAAAAACTGACTAACTAGAGCAGCAACTACTAATTATTTTCACTAGATTAAACTAATgctaattattttctttgtctcatcaATGTCTATGGTAAAAGTTTATCGTCAAAAGTGTTATTGCTTGGCCAACAACCTAAAACCCCACAATATACAAATTACTATAGTATACCCGACCCGTCATatctttattatcattaaattaaaacaacatcagtTAACGGACCAAAGAGAAAAGTAGAACGTTTTTAATATTGGTAGTGGTTGTATGTTTAAACTTGAGATAAACTGATAACACAATTGCACTTGAGACACGGCAACAATAAAATCTCCAATCAGCTGCAATCTCTGACAAGTTAAACCTTTAAACTTTACCAGGTGTTAGTCCTGACCCATTTAAATTCCCCAGTTTAGCTGTCTGGAAGTCACAGAGTTTGTCCAAACTCGGAGCTCCCATACGTTCTCCGCCCTGCGGCTGGGTGTTTTGGGGGCAAAACCTCTCGTCATATAAGACAGGTGACATATTAAGGCAGCGTTTTAACACAGCCCATTGCATTAATTTGGGAAAAGTGTGTAGTTTAACATACTGACACGATAAACAAACTATTGGAGAAACACagcatgtatttaaaaaaaaaaaaaaaaaagtgacaccATAACACAACACAGTGGGTTGTAATACTcagggattttattttgtaacacTATAAAATTGTGACAGCTGGAACTGTTTCATCTGGGAGACAGTAGGAGCAATGTGGTGTTCACAATACAAAGCAATCCACCAGGGATCCATCCTACCAGATGACATCATGTTGCTGAGAAAGTTGAACCGGATCCAACTTTTCCCTGCACAAGGCTGCATCATTTGCACTGGAACCCCGGTGGTGCCACGTGCTGGCGTGTTAAATGCACTCTGTTGAGTGGGGAGGGCTTTTTTTCATCATGCAGTGAAACTTAGTCTGAAAAGAGCCTGAGACCTAAGATCATGGCGTCAAGAAGTCAACAAACCCGAAGAACCAGAACTGTGATGTTAAGGAAAGGCACAAAGGTCAGGAAGAGGGTACAGCTCATAAAGTCTGATTTGATTTCAAACTATGTGTTTACAAGCCATCATCATAATGGATGTATGCGCCGACGGAGGAGCACGGCAACCTTTACAGCTCGATTTGCTCCACTAagacagaaattacatttaactgTTCACCCTgatttttaacacacacacacacacacacacacacacacacacacacaggcttaaCGGTTTAAGTGGACTTCAATGAACTTAATGAAAAATGGTTTAATTGTTGGCAAATATTAAACAATTATGTACAACTTACTAGTGAAACTAAAGTTGATCAATATTAAAGATTAACTTCATTCCATCATCAATCAATTCAACTTAGCCTTTACTCTTAAGAAGCACAGTCGCCACAATATTCTGCACTTACACACCACCCCATGCGATTTGTACTTAATGGGGGCgtcatttaatttgaaaacagGATAAAGACCCTAAACACACCACATGGCTACACAAATGCTATGTAAGAATAATGATGGAGTGCTGCCTGGGATGACCTGGCCTCCACAGTGCTGAGATGGTTTAGGATGAGTGAAGCACAATGTGTATGTTTGCCATCATTATATATGGGAACTCCTTCAAGGCTGTTGGAAATATGGGTGACAGGCTCATGGTGGGGGGGTTGTTACCTGCTGAAATGATGTGCAGAGAAAACTACTTTCTAAAGCAAAATGTTTACttatgtaataatatatataataatgtataactttaaatacattttgcgttgctttcattttgttttgaccACAAAATTCCacatattattgttattataagtATTTATTGTTCCCTTAAAATACGGAAAATAACATGAACAAAATCACACTGAGTAACAAGGCTCAGTGTAGAAACATTTATACAGTGGGTCCACACGCATCATGTCTATAACTATAGTACTTCACTTACTATCTTAGCCTCACTATTCTTTAGAAATAACTACGATGTTGATAAAGATTTAACAGATAATCGGCCAGAAGCACCACACAAAAATCCAACACGGCCGCTTTTTGAAGTTTAAGTTGAAATCAGCTGTTGTCGGTGGTGCTGCCAGGAGCCGCGGACCTCCAACATGGCCGCCGGAGTGCGCGTCTGGACAGTAGCAGCAGTGAAATGTGACTCCGCTACAGCAGCAAGGCCATTAGCATCCAGGAGAACAATGCTGTCTCCGATAAGCACTGCTTTATCAAcctgctgctgacacacacacacatgtgcgtCCGCCGCTACGCCTAAAAGCCTTCGTGTTTCGTTTAAAACGATCTTATATACACGAGTAAAATAAGTGAACACATGCACAATACTGCACGGAAACGAGTGCGCAGATAGCTAGCATGCACAAGTTAGCCGAGCTAAGCTAATTTTAGCACATGACACCGCCGTGGCTGCTGCGCGGAGCTTTGCTTTACCAGGCACATTACACAACCGAAACCGAACTTTTCACATCCATATTCACTACAAACACCCGTTAGCTGTATGTACAAGGAAAACTGCGAAAACACCAAACACCGCAATGATATAGGTGGTTTCACACACGGAGTCTGGTTCATAGCAGCGAGACGGCGGGGAACACGTTCACTACCACGTGGTTGGTGTTCAACTAACCGTAAATGTATCGATTTCGTCTCTGTCGTACATATTTCTCATCTGGTCGGCTACACACATGCTTCGTATGTTACTACTGTTAACTCGGCCAACAAATACCCCATGGATGACATTAACGTGATGCCCGTTGCGCCAACAGCGACAGCTGGCACAGCGAACGGCTAATTCTACGTTACACAACCACGCTCCCGCTGCCTGTGTATGGTGGCCAAGCTAGCAGCTAGCGCGCTAACTGGAGCCagactgcagcacacacacagacacacgctaCAGACACATGGGAGACAATTCGAGCGAGCTGCGCGGTATCAACACAAATAGCTAGCTCCTCACCTGCAGAGACCTCCTATCACATCCTTCTCCGTCTTCTTGAACTGCTGTAAGGACGGTATCTTCTCTGTCGGCATCATGAAATATTCCATGCTTTCCAAAGCACCTTGTGTAGTCCGTGTTTTCGGTTTTTCTCCGTCCTCTGAGCTCCTGGAAGAACActgttgtgtttggtttttacCGCAGAGCTCTCGCTGTCGTGCTCCTCACCGGCTCACATCTAAAAAACACCGCTTCAAAATGTGTCAACGCGAAGAGCTGaataggaaaaataaaaagttaaagcTGTGTTGCTTCCCACAGCTGATGGGGTTCcctccagtgtgtgtgcgtgcttctTGCCTCCGCCTACTACgggtctgtgtctctgtgtgtgtgtgtgtgtgtgtgtcctacctCCGCCTACTACgggtctgtgtctctgtgtgtgtgtgtgtgtgtgtcctacctCCGCCtactacgtgtgtgtgtgtgtgtgtgtgtgcagctgattTGTGTGAGGCGGGAAACAGCTGGTTGGAATCAGAGCCGTTTTCCGgaaagcagcacaaacagagCTGCTCCGGTGGTGCGAGTCCGgccctcacacagacacacagcagaaacCAGAAGAGATCAGAAGGAACCGACAGTAGTGGATGAGAGGAAACGATTTACAGCAACGTGCATGGTTATTAAAGTCCAGCTGGAAAATGACTTAATGATTAATCCATTATCAAAGCGGCTGCCAGTTAATGGTAATTGTCAGATTACTAATTGataaatcaattaatcagtAAAACTGAGGCCTCACAGAGCTCAAGTATATTAGTTTGTGGATATTGTATCCACCACAAGCATCATGTAATGAATGGAAAGTAACACCTGCATCACTGTACCTAACTGTGAGTGCTCATCTTAGAAAAGTTAAATAGTGgacatgtgaaaatgtattcTGTGAAAAAGGTCAGTTGCAAAGTAATTACAGGTCACTAACTAATgcatacacaaaacacatttatagaaAATTCACTCTTACAGTGTTTCGTTTAGTTATTCCCATTTTGCACAAGTTATGTAAAAATGGGAACATAGATATTttgcaaagcagcagcagagaaattGTTTTCAAGGAGACTCGGAAGATACACTGGATTTAAATGCTGAAGCCTTGAATCAGGTACATTTTGAAAGCAGCTAACGTATAACACAGGTTTGCACAAGTGTGTCATGGCTCAAATAAAAGTGATTTCTGAGGACCTTATAGATGAAGTGTTGCTGATGACTTTATATGTCCACTTGACTATTTTATTAAGACAAACTCACCAGAAAAAATTGACACTACAATATGTCAAGCACTTCcctttgcctctttttttttttaatgctaatCCACATAAATGAAATAGTGTTTCTTAGGCTTTTATGTTTTCCATGCAAGGTAACGAACCACAAAAAATGACATTGTACAACATAATAGATACATATTTGGCCCTTAAtccagtaaaaacaaacacacattaaaaacagattcacacatttttatacacaAGTATAACTAACATATAAAGCAAAAATATACAGCTTTAGTCTCTTGGCCTTTAGGATATAGCACTTCTTGGAACAATAGAAACCTAATAGTAGGGTATTCTTCATTGGAGCATAGAAAGCAATGCACTATCGCTTACACTTATACATGTTAGTGGAACTATTGATTTCAGCTAAATATCTGCAGCAAAACAGGTAACATACGCCAGTGCAGGTAACACACATTCTTCTAAGGCAAGTGCAGCTCCATTTCATCATACCATCATTCCAAACCTACAATGAAGCAAGCAAAAGCAAAGGCAGCAGATATTCTACTCATTAATTCAAGACACCCTTTAACCCTGGAACATCTTTAAAGCCTGCATTCCCACAACTGTACAAATTCCTTAATACAATGTAATTACAAGAATGAGTTCACTGAAGGAGGCCTTTGGAAACTTTGGAATGATTGAGGATTCAGAGTACAGACTCAACAggaatgacaaataaaaaagaaatgggaGGGAAAAGTGTAACACGTAACACCAGGACTGCTTCGAAATGTGATTGTCGTGCCTCATGTAGTGCTTCTGGATAACACTTAAATTGACCCTGTTATGATAAATTCCTTATGTGAAGCTGTTTAAAGCATCAGATTATACACCTAAATGTAGGTATGATCGTCCTTCATCTGTACCATGATTTTAGAAGTCATCCAAAAGACCCATAAATCTGATACCACTAGTTTGTGTAAGTGTGAAGATCACAGAGCTTATGAAACACTTCCAGTTGACAGTGAAGGTCTGTTCCTCTTGGCAGCAGATTCCTCCACAACAAAAGTATAGTtatactgaaaaacaaacaaacaaacaaacaaaaaacaaaacaaagtgagtATATTTTTTGTTaggaaaaaaactaatatttgtattatattctTTACAAATGTGTGAAATGGCTGATATTAAGAGTCTGATGTGTGCCAACCTCATTTTCAATATCTTGGAGTGACTTTATAAGGATGTTGTTTAATTGAGAGTTCAGCTGAGGAGTCTATGAGAGAGAAAGGTAAAGACAATGAAATGCGAATGCATGTTTATATTACCTGAGGTGTAACAGAGAGAATAGGAGATAAAGTTAGGAAAGGCAACAGCTGCTTTTTGTTATGAAATACATCAACATTAGTATTGTTGAAAAGGCCAAACATACTGTGTTGTTGGCCTGGACGTCAAACTTTGGGTGCAGACTGAAGGGAACTCCATCtagagctgcagagaggaaaaggtTGCAGGTGAGAAACAGTGACACACCTACGACAGTGTTCCTGTTTGCAGAGAGAGACTTGGTGTACCTGTAATTCCATGAATACTGGTGTCAGCAGGTTTATCCGAGTTGTCCTTGATATGGAGACTGTGGTGTCTCTGACTCGGTTTACCTGGTGGCACTGGAGGGGCGTTGCTGTAGAAAACAAccagaaagaataaaacacctTTAGGATATTCTGCAAGTGTGTTATCGACATACTAtactattttttaaaatgaaataattaatatcagctacaacaacaaaatatgaatACTAATTTACTACTACTATCACAACTACAACTActataataatgtatttaattttacaatcATGTGTACCTTGGTCTGAGGGGGAGTGCAGCAGGTGGTTGGTCCATTGAGAGACCATGGAAATCCAGGCTGATACTGCGGGGTTTTGGCTTGGGGCTAGAAAAATGTCCCTTTCGACACCATAGCACGTAGCCGCTAATGTCGCTGTGGAAATGGCAAATGATCAGATCACTGTTAGATCACAGCAGATAATTTCATATTGGTTATATTCTGTTCTGTCTAGTCTGTCTATTTAACAACAGTAACTACTACCTTCAAAAGCCCCAATATGAAacctgtttggttttgtttcacCATTGTGTAGACCCAGaccttttgctttttctgtgctACTAACTAAGGCAGGAGTGTCTAATGCTGGTTTCGAGGGCCAATATCCTGCTAGCTTTCCTACCATCTCTGCCCTGGTTGCagaacaagcaggacagtggtcCTTGAGGACCTCTGTACTTACTACAATAAAATGTAGAGATAGTACCtagaactttttatttttttgaatttACTtaagtattgagtttgtgtttgagttCTGCCATCTCTGAATATTTGTATATGTTAATGGTACCAACCCCACATATGTATAGTGCTGCAGCATCATTTTGCTTTTGGCCGTCAGTTTAATATTCAACACAGCTGTGTCCACACTGCCCACAGGAACAATGCGCACACAAATACGTTTCTTCTTCGAAACCGAGGCCtctacatacacaaacacaaacacaaacacaaacaagtcaaatatattagaaaaaacatacatacaaaatatatataacacatcAATGAATCAAACAGAAGGAGTCAGGGTGCCCAGTATGGGTGCACATATACTCACTCTGATCAAGGTGCTCTGCTATGTAGCAGAAACCATGAGGAATGGAGTCCTTTTCTGAAATTATCTGAATGTCTGACACTACCATACCACTTGTCACGTCCTATTTACATTGAGAGAGACAAAGGTAAAGTCAGGAAGGAAATGAGAGTGCAGTTAGTAATgagcttgtaaaaaaaaaaaaaacacatcccactctgacattttatttcttttacctTGCTATAACAGAGGTAATATCCAGACTTCATTGCAAAGCCGCGTGTAAAGTTTGCTGCTGCTCCATCTTCTGTGATGCTGATCTGCAGAAGGGCAGAGAGACTGAGAACAAGTAGATGTACCACCCTTGACCTCACAGCTTGTGTCTGATTAATTCAAAATAGAAAAGCTGAGGGATCAAGAGATCGGCTGATGTAGTGACACTACTATTCACCTTCAGGCAATAGTTCCATCTACTGCACTTAGTTTCATCCTGGTCATGAGAATGAAGCTGTGGTTGCCCCAGAGTATGCAACTATTTTCAAGGTTTTAAGTTAAGTAGCAAAAGtggttgttaatcagtttcagctgctttggtgttgaTGAAATTAACAGCAGGTGAACTCGAGCTGAATCTCACAACAACAAGATAACCCCGAAAACAGGAACCCCCATCTTTTGTTTGGTGGTgggtgatggtctggggaggcatatccaTGGAGGGACGCACAGACTTCTACAGGCCAAAACAACAGCACTTTAAGTGCCACTAGGGGATGCAACTATTAACGAGATaaaatccttggacccactgtGCGACCCATCACAGGTGCAGTGGGTCTTGGGTTGCTCCTGATCCTGGCCTCACATGGTGAGAGTTCCTAGAGGATGATGGAACTGGTACCATTGACTGACCCCTACACTTggcctgacctaaatccaatagagcACTTCTGGGACATTATGTGTTGGTCCATCCAATGTTACCAGgctgcacctcagactgtctgggagctcagtgatgccttcaaCCAGATCGTGGAGGAGACACCTCAGGATATCATCCGTCATCTCATTAGAAGCATGTCCCGATGTTGTCAGGCATGCATTCAAGCATATGGGGGCCATAAAAAGTATTcagtaccattttgagttgctggaattaaatttcagtaaaatggacaAAACTACTTTATCATTTTTTGCCTCTTAAATTTTCAGGGTCTCTTtaaattcagccctctgtagattgataattttaatttccatcattAACAATTTGGCATTCTTTCATTCCTAACACATTGCATAGTCCATATGAGTGGGGgcgttttattttattttagactttacttttttcttatGGCTCCAGAGTATAGGCCATCACAATACAAGGCacatttttgtcttcatttcttcattttaaaatagtCATTAGAGACTAATTTCTCTATATCACCTTGTTTAATTACAAACATCGGTTCTCCACTATTACCATTATGTCTCCCATCCTGctgatgtgtcagtgtttggCTGTTTGATGTAGCTGCTACTGCAGTGTGCACAACCATCACTATGTTCCCCACATTGTCTTTGGAAGGGAAGGGAATTACTACCTGGTTCCTATTTAATTGGAAGCCATGTAAATGattgaatattatattatattactgcAGTGACACTGATGTTCTGTTGTAAATAAACAACTGGATGCATGTGACCTCTAAATGTTTGTTCTTACCATGGTAAACTCTCTGGGGCAGGTGCTGCTGTTGGACGTCCATGCCACTGCTGTAATTGGCCGGACTTCCCCATGCTCCATCAACGAcatctgagaaagaaaaaacaagaaataaaaggaTTACATGCAGAGAAATTCACAATCAAACATGAACGTATTAGTAAATAAAACTATCTTTTTGCCTGGGAGGTTTTGCAGGGACGTTAAGTCACACAAGTAGGCGACACGAACTCACATGTATTTAGTCAAGAGGATAAAAAGATATATACCTGAAATCCATCCATCTCAACCTCATCACTGATGAGGTTGAGTTTTTTTTCATCTTACATGTTTTGTATGTCTGGGTGTACTGGGACCTAATGACGTTATGCTAGGCATGTAGTGATGATGTGACAACAGTGGTGACTCACAGTTGCGAACAGGCCGCCATTCAGACTAAGAATTCATGTTAACCCTGAGCTTCACCATCAGGGACTGAAAGATCCTATTCTGTGTAAACAGCAGTCTGTGTTCAAGGTCAAAAAGACACTATATAGCGCAAGAATTGACCCTTAAGTtctacacatatttaaaaaaaataatatacaaaCCCAAAGCCTACtaattcattttgaaatgatttctaCAAGTCACATGTTTAGAAATATTACAGCAGTATATATGATGATAAAAACTGTATGTAAACTGTATACTAAAAGTGTGACAAGCACACATTAGAACAAAAATCTCTTGTTCTAAACAGTATGGA encodes the following:
- the mvb12a gene encoding multivesicular body subunit 12A, with product MDSSLPALTRKTKKFRLVSKKLFVCRSTATRRRISESQHKMSLMEHGEVRPITAVAWTSNSSTCPREFTMISITEDGAAANFTRGFAMKSGYYLCYSKDVTSGMVVSDIQIISEKDSIPHGFCYIAEHLDQKASVSKKKRICVRIVPVGSVDTAVLNIKLTAKSKMMLQHYTYVGDISGYVLWCRKGHFSSPKPKPRSISLDFHGLSMDQPPAALPLRPSNAPPVPPGKPSQRHHSLHIKDNSDKPADTSIHGITALDGVPFSLHPKFDVQANNTTPQLNSQLNNILIKSLQDIENEYNYTFVVEESAAKRNRPSLSTGSVS